The following are encoded together in the Nocardioides okcheonensis genome:
- a CDS encoding glycosyltransferase, translating into MSVPVGAGRGITNLEGHADYDIVWPWADERGGPGALRRGATAVLRVKNEAPGLRFVLPPLLRACDHVLLVDNGSDDGTGEEALRVAAEHGLSDRFTLKEYPFAVARAGAEHLAVNERSVHSLAYFYNWCFSHVRTRYSWKWDGDMVLTTEGEVSMSDLSWQVGMAEAVIRFPRHGLYIESDRRAFLDLGLRNIEEWGFPMSPDYVYAKAPEWEIRTTPDRIEMFALPQGLCVELKWLDGDEFAHWTNPESFATSIRNRRKRREWLVWNALHDGQVPEGVVEIVAPEGVHVVDHVTHTWLPRAPRPFVVDDPDHARLHLRA; encoded by the coding sequence GTGAGCGTCCCCGTCGGCGCCGGCCGGGGGATCACCAACCTCGAGGGCCACGCCGACTACGACATCGTCTGGCCCTGGGCCGACGAGCGCGGTGGGCCCGGCGCGCTGCGGCGTGGCGCCACCGCGGTGCTGCGGGTGAAGAACGAGGCCCCCGGCCTGCGGTTCGTGCTGCCGCCGCTGCTGCGCGCCTGCGACCACGTGCTGCTGGTCGACAACGGCTCCGACGACGGGACCGGCGAGGAGGCCCTGCGCGTCGCCGCCGAGCACGGTCTGTCGGACCGGTTCACGCTCAAGGAGTACCCCTTCGCGGTCGCCCGCGCCGGTGCCGAGCACCTCGCGGTCAACGAGCGCTCGGTGCACTCGCTGGCCTACTTCTACAACTGGTGCTTCTCCCACGTCCGCACCCGCTACTCCTGGAAGTGGGACGGCGACATGGTGCTGACGACCGAGGGCGAGGTGTCGATGTCCGACCTGTCCTGGCAGGTCGGGATGGCCGAGGCCGTGATCCGCTTCCCGCGCCACGGCCTCTACATCGAGTCTGACCGCCGCGCGTTCCTCGACCTGGGGCTGCGCAACATCGAGGAGTGGGGCTTCCCGATGAGCCCCGACTACGTCTACGCCAAGGCACCGGAGTGGGAGATCCGCACCACGCCGGACCGGATCGAGATGTTCGCGCTCCCGCAGGGGCTGTGCGTCGAGCTCAAGTGGCTCGACGGCGACGAGTTCGCCCACTGGACCAACCCCGAGTCGTTCGCGACCTCGATCCGCAACCGGCGCAAGCGCCGCGAGTGGCTGGTCTGGAACGCGCTCCACGACGGCCAGGTGCCCGAGGGCGTGGTGGAGATCGTCGCCCCCGAGGGCGTCCACGTCGTCGACCACGTCACCCACACCTGGCTGCCGCGCGCGCCGCGCCCGTTCGTCGTCGACGACCCCGACCACGCCAGGCTGCACCTGCGCGCCTGA
- a CDS encoding MetQ/NlpA family ABC transporter substrate-binding protein, translating to MSENLPQIAPPSSRRTPLLVGAAVVVVLAVVAAVFLTRGDDAGATAGAENRKVVLGTVGASDPYWQTFADAAAEEGIDLEVRDFADYTQPNPALTEGELDVNQFQHLVYMAEYNTANDGDIVPLGSTAIYPLGLYSTQYDSVEEIQDGDTVVVPDDDSNQARGLLILQSAGLITLKDGGTIYSTLADIDEDASRVEVKAIKADLTPTSLPDVAAAIVNNDFVEKAGLEFEDALATDDASDPNALPYVNVFAVRAEDRDDPTLLKLVEIYQDTQAVLDGVQDVSGGTAELVKVPQDELQTALDKVEADTAAQQ from the coding sequence ATGTCCGAGAACCTCCCGCAGATCGCGCCGCCCTCCTCGCGTCGCACCCCGCTCCTGGTGGGCGCCGCCGTCGTGGTGGTCCTCGCCGTCGTGGCGGCGGTGTTCCTCACCCGCGGCGACGACGCCGGTGCGACCGCCGGCGCCGAGAACCGCAAGGTCGTGCTCGGCACGGTCGGCGCCAGCGACCCGTACTGGCAGACCTTCGCCGACGCCGCCGCCGAGGAGGGCATCGACCTCGAGGTCCGCGACTTCGCCGACTACACCCAGCCCAACCCGGCGCTGACCGAGGGCGAGCTGGACGTGAACCAGTTCCAGCACCTCGTCTACATGGCCGAGTACAACACCGCCAACGACGGCGACATCGTGCCGCTCGGCTCGACGGCGATCTACCCGCTCGGCCTCTACTCGACGCAGTACGACTCGGTCGAGGAGATCCAGGACGGCGACACCGTCGTCGTGCCCGACGACGACAGCAACCAGGCCCGCGGCCTGCTGATCCTGCAGTCCGCCGGGCTCATCACGCTGAAGGACGGCGGCACGATCTACTCCACCCTCGCCGACATCGACGAGGACGCCTCCCGCGTCGAGGTCAAGGCGATCAAGGCCGACCTGACCCCGACCTCGCTGCCCGACGTCGCCGCCGCGATCGTCAACAACGACTTCGTGGAGAAGGCCGGGCTGGAGTTCGAGGACGCCCTCGCCACCGACGACGCCTCGGACCCCAACGCGCTGCCCTACGTCAACGTCTTCGCGGTCCGCGCCGAGGACCGTGACGACCCGACGCTGCTCAAGCTCGTCGAGATCTACCAGGACACCCAGGCCGTGCTCGACGGCGTGCAGGACGTCTCCGGCGGCACCGCCGAGCTGGTGAAGGTCCCGCAGGACGAGCTGCAGACGGCCCTCGACAAGGTCGAGGCCGACACCGCGGCCCAGCAGTAG